A genomic region of Candidatus Methylomirabilota bacterium contains the following coding sequences:
- a CDS encoding branched-chain amino acid ABC transporter permease, producing MLKTTYQADMALYPLPIARWAVGALAVLFVVVLPLTLHEYYLSIGNLVWIAVIGALGLNILVGYTGQVSIGHGAFMSVGAYTAANLATRLDSPWPVNLLAGGLMAAAVGAVVGIPSLRIKGLYLAIATLAGQLIIEWTINHVTFISGGVQASIEVPRPRLGPIVLSSQRQMYFFLLFFVILAILATLNLVRSRIGRAFIAIRDQDIAAEIIGINIFRYKLLAFAISSFYAGVTGVLYTYFLGIANYEQFQITVSIDYLAMIIIGGLGSVLGSVLGAIFVTLLPIVIRLSMEAFGDVLFSPQTVLNLIPNLRLMLFGALIVFFLIVEPEGLNRLWRNIRNYFRIWPFAY from the coding sequence GTGCTCAAGACGACGTACCAGGCGGACATGGCACTGTATCCCTTGCCCATCGCGCGCTGGGCGGTGGGGGCGCTCGCCGTGCTCTTCGTGGTGGTGCTGCCGCTCACGCTGCACGAGTATTACCTGTCGATCGGCAATCTCGTGTGGATTGCCGTCATCGGCGCCCTGGGCCTCAACATCCTGGTCGGCTACACGGGCCAGGTGTCGATCGGCCACGGCGCGTTCATGTCGGTCGGCGCGTACACGGCGGCCAACCTCGCCACCCGGCTCGACTCACCCTGGCCGGTCAACCTCCTCGCCGGTGGGCTCATGGCGGCGGCGGTGGGCGCGGTGGTGGGCATCCCCTCGCTCCGGATCAAGGGCCTCTACCTCGCCATCGCCACCCTGGCTGGGCAGCTCATCATCGAGTGGACCATCAACCACGTGACGTTCATCAGCGGCGGCGTGCAGGCCTCCATCGAGGTACCGCGCCCCCGACTGGGGCCGATCGTTCTCTCCAGCCAGCGCCAGATGTACTTCTTCCTCCTCTTCTTCGTGATCCTCGCCATCCTCGCGACGCTGAACCTCGTGCGGAGTCGCATCGGCCGCGCCTTCATCGCCATTCGCGACCAGGACATCGCGGCCGAGATCATCGGCATCAACATCTTCCGGTACAAGCTCTTGGCCTTCGCGATCTCGTCGTTCTACGCGGGCGTGACCGGGGTGCTCTACACCTACTTCCTCGGCATCGCCAACTACGAGCAGTTCCAGATCACCGTGTCCATCGACTACCTCGCCATGATCATCATCGGCGGGCTCGGGTCGGTCCTGGGCTCGGTGCTCGGGGCGATCTTCGTCACCCTCCTGCCCATCGTGATCCGGCTGTCCATGGAGGCGTTCGGGGACGTCCTGTTCTCGCCGCAGACCGTGCTCAACCTCATCCCCAACCTCCGCCTGATGCTGTTCGGGGCCCTGATCGTGTTCTTCCTCATCGTGGAGCCCGAGGGTCTCAACCGTCTGTGGCGGAACATCCGGAACTATTTCCGCATCTGGCCTTTCGCGTACTGA